From the genome of Fusarium keratoplasticum isolate Fu6.1 chromosome 11, whole genome shotgun sequence, one region includes:
- a CDS encoding APH domain-containing protein gives MSTNSRDGLVWDDSGLDLTPRWASEPNIEAIQSTCRRVLQLDASDDCSVSFKAAGGFNRVYLVEDNCERRWIFRVSLPVDPRKKTTGEVATLCWLERHSDIPAPRVVAFDDSSDNEIGYEWILMDLMPGTSAHNRWRKMSMEAKTTFVEKIAEYQAQIFNSSKFRAIGTLKDVSLDADSKLEPGQLVALMFFTGARYDFDVPRGPFRSSHDWLKACISIMIEDQKKLISEYSDSDSSPDSDSSSDSDSSSDSDSSSSSDSDSSPDSSSDSSSDSDKKYAKWNLEVAELLLDLLPDIFPKVLNPPERTVLLHDDLSLSNILVDDDGAITAILDWECVSTVPLWAATQMPQFLIGVDREDEPDRDSYRDADPEMEAQDRIREGDYYLESEDKNPLYWEHLMEYEQTKLRKVYSDRLSELCPAWAEAVADSGLKRDFYEAILRCDGGWWLRKIDDWVGEIWEGEFPTMAEMIQPGRT, from the coding sequence ATGTCGACTAATTCTCGAGACGGACTTGTCTGGGACGATTCGGGCCTGGATCTTACACCCCGATGGGCATCTGAGCCTAATATCGAAGCAATCCAGTCCACGTGCCGGCGAGTACTGCAGCTTGATGCTTCAGACGACTGCTCAGTGTCGTTCAAGGCAGCAGGCGGCTTCAACAGGGTCTATCTTGTCGAGGACAACTGTGAACGGAGATGGATCTTTCGAGTCTCCCTCCCCGTTGACCCCCGCAAGAAGACAACTGGAGAAGTGGCAACTCTCTGCTGGCTCGAACGCCACTCGGACATCCCAGCACCCAGAGTGGTTGCCTTTGACGACTCTAGCGACAATGAGATAGGATATGAATGGATCCTCATGGATCTGATGCCCGGAACTTCGGCGCACAATCGATGGCGCAAGATGTCGATGGAGGCCAAGACGACATTTGTTGAGAAGATTGCCGAATATCAAGCACAGATCTTCAACTCGTCGAAGTTTCGTGCCATTGGAACCTTGAAGGATGTCAGCCTCGATGCCGATTCTAAATTGGAACCTGGACAGCTCGTCGCTCTCATGTTCTTCACCGGTGCGCGCTATGACTTTGACGTCCCTCGAGGACCATTTCGTTCCAGCCACGACTGGCTCAAGGCGTGCATCTCTATCATGATTGAGGACCAAAAGAAACTGATAAGCGAATACTCGGACTCGGATTCATCGCCAGACTCGGACTCATCGTCAGATTCAGATTCATCATCAGACTCGgactcatcctcatcgtcagacTCGGACTCATCCCCAGACTCAAGCTCAGACTCGAGCTCAGATTCAGACAAGAAGTACGCCAAGTGGAACCTGGAAGTGGCTGAGCTGCTCCTAGATCTGCTTCCTGACATCTTTCCCAAAGTCCTGAACCCGCCAGAGCGAACAGTACTGCTGCACGATGACCTTTCTCTGAGCAATATCTTggtcgatgacgatggagctATCACAGCTATCTTAGACTGGGAATGCGTCTCGACGGTGCCTCTCTGGGCCGCCACGCAGATGCCCCAGTTCCTGATTGGGGTGGACCGTGAAGATGAGCCAGATCGCGATTCCTACAGGGATGCTGATCCAGAGATGGAGGCTCAAGACCGAATTCGCGAAGGCGACTATTATCTCGAAAGTGAGGACAAGAACCCCCTCTACTGGGAGCACCTGATGGAATATGAGCAGACAAAGCTCAGAAAGGTGTACTCGGACCGTTTGTCTGAACTGTGTCCTGCATGGGCAGAGGCAGTTGCTGACAGCGGCCTGAAGAGGGATTTCTATGAGGCGATTTTGCGCTGCGACGGGGGTTGGTGGTTGCGCAAGATTGACGATTGGGTTGGGGAGATCTGGGAGGGAGAGTTCCCGACAATGGCCGAGATGATACAACCGGGCCGTACGTAG
- a CDS encoding MFS domain-containing protein gives MASSQSKEASSVNVSAAGHETVEELDRRIQELAHHAPPFYQSRNLFKLYLLMIPGCLVPAVTLGFDGAMMSGLQAVPAWDSYFNSPRGSILGLLNAILGLGCIVATPFISVVGDRWGRRMGIFLGAVIMLIGGVIQGACVHISMFLISRFVIGFGLVFANTYAPMLIGELAHPKDRQVATSLYQTSWYLGAIAAAWTTFGTFRIPNNWAWRIPSYLQAAPALVQILGIWFLPESPRFLIAKGQAEKAREILVKYHANGDASSEFVELEYRQMRGVIEAELANATGWAYLLKTPGNRHRLLVIVLLGLFSQWSGNGLVSYYLVRVLETVGITNARHTNIINGCLMIFNWLTSVASAFASGRLKRRTQFMISVVGMLLVFSSQTLCAGLFNERGNKAAGHGVLAMLFIFYAFFNFAFNALLYSYPVEILPYPIRAKGFSVLMFFGKGAGFVNSFVNPIGLQALAWKYYGVYVGWLCIEVACVYFLFPETSGRSLEAIASVFDGDIKLDSEKLVESKEGSKEISKEL, from the exons ATGGCGTCCTCACAAAGCAAAGAGGCAAGCTCTGTTAATGTTTCTGCGGCTGGTCACGAAAccgtcgaggagctggatcGGCGCATTCAGGAACTCGCCCATCATGCACCACCATTCTACCAAAGCCGCAACCTGTTCAAGCTTTATCTTCTCATGATCCCTGGATGTCTTGTCCCAGCTGTAACGCTAGGATTTGACGGGGCTATGATGAGCGGTCTTCAGGCGGTACCAGCTTGGGATTCTT ATTTCAACAGTCCCCGTGGTAgcattcttggcctcctcaaTGCTATTCTAGGCCTCGGCTGCATTGTTGCAACGCCCTTCATCAGCGTGGTTGGTGATCGCTGGGGCCGCCGTATGGGCATCTTCTTGGGTGCCGTGATTATGCTAATCGGAGGTGTCATTCAAGGCGCATGCGTTCACA TTTCCATGTTCTTGATCTCTCGCTTCGTCATTGGCTTTGGTcttgtctttgccaacacCTACGCTCCCATGCTCATCGGCGAGCTGGCCCATCCCAAGGATCGGCAAGTCGCTACGTCTTTGTACCAGACTTCCTGGTATCTTGGAGCCATAGCTGCTGCATGGACAACGTTTGGAACATTCAGGATCCCCAACAACTGGGCATGGCGAATCCCATCTTATCTGCAAGCCGCGCCAGCTCTTGTCCAGATCTTGGGTATCTGGTTCCTCCCCGAGTCTCCACGCTTCCTCATTGCAAAGGGACAGGCCGAAAAAGCAAGAGAGATATTGGTCAAGTACCATGCTAATGGAGATGCCTCCTCTGAGTTTGTCGAGTTGGAGTATCGCCAGATGCGTGGTGTCATTGAAGCGGAACTTGCCAACGCTACTGGATGGGCATATCTGCTCAAAACACCCGGCAACCGTCATCGCCTGCTTGTCATTGTTCTTTTGGGTCTCTTCTCACAATGGTCCGGAAACGGCCTTGTCTCGTACTACCTGGTCCGGGTGCTCGAAACAGTTGGAATCACGAACGCCAGAcacaccaacatcatcaacggctgcttgatgatcttcAACTGGCTCACATCTGTGGCTTCCGCCTTTGCTTCAGGTCGCCTCAAGCGTCGAACACAGTTCATGATTTCCGTTGTCGGCATGCTCCTCGTGTTCAGCAGCCAGACGCTTTGTGCGGGCCTGTTCAACGAAAGAGGCAACAAAGCCGCTGGTCACGGTGTTCTGGCGATGCTCTTCATCTTTTACGcattcttcaactttgcctTCAACGCTCTACTTTACTCATATCCCGTCGAGATCTTGCCCTACCCCATCCGAGCTAAAGGCTTTTCGGTTCTCATGTTCTTCGGCAAGGGAGCAGGATTCGTCAACTCTTTTGTCAACCCCATCGGTCTCCAGGCCTTGGCATGGAAGTACTACGGAGTATATGTCGGCTGGCTGTGCATTGAAGTTGCTTGTGTCTATTTCCTCTTCCCAGAGACATCTGGCCGAAGCCTTGAGGCCATTGCCAGCGTTTTTGACGGGGATATTAAGCTAGACTCTGAGAAGCTTGTCGAAAGTAAGGAAGGATCGAAGGAGATTAGCAAGGAGCTTTGA